In Rouxiella sp. WC2420, the following proteins share a genomic window:
- a CDS encoding RidA family protein, giving the protein MSIPTNLPFSPIRIVDGLAYLSGEVAFEADGTFASNVTQQTDTMMGRVKARLEENGLSLQDVFSCTVYLTDKAYFAEFNKAYARWFTAPLPVRTTVESGMMAEGAKMEITVIAKIPA; this is encoded by the coding sequence ATGAGTATTCCTACCAATCTGCCTTTCTCGCCAATCCGCATCGTTGACGGCCTGGCCTATCTTTCCGGTGAAGTGGCGTTTGAAGCCGACGGCACTTTTGCTTCGAACGTCACTCAACAGACCGATACCATGATGGGTCGCGTCAAAGCTCGTTTGGAAGAAAATGGCCTTAGCCTGCAAGACGTATTTTCCTGCACCGTTTATTTGACCGACAAAGCCTATTTTGCCGAGTTTAATAAAGCCTATGCCCGCTGGTTTACTGCACCGTTGCCGGTCAGAACTACCGTGGAATCAGGGATGATGGCCGAAGGCGCGAAAATGGAAATTACGGTGATAGCAAAAATTCCAGCCTAA
- a CDS encoding NAD(P)/FAD-dependent oxidoreductase, protein MKYDVLVLGAGMVGVSCALHLQAKGKSVALFDRQEAGQETSFGNAGIIQREAVRPYGFPRALSVIGTAATNRRLDVRYHASALPRVAGPLLRYFNHSAPAAYEKIAADYASMIAMSIDTHADLIKAAQAESLVEKQGWLMLMRSQKNLEAAFAEADTLQREHGVNHRKLNQQQLAELEPGIAKGQLVGAVHWTDPWTLRSPGDLVKAYAELFNRRGGEMLFGDALTLEKTAAGWQVRTRDGETVTAAEVVIALGPWTTKLTERFGFAPPMFVKRGYHMHYAALPDRKLNHWVLDEERGYLIAPMKNGLRLTTGAELALIDSPSTPKQLIDCEAIARDLLPIGDRVDPEPWKGARPCMPDMKPVIGAVPDVPGMWCAFGHGHQGFTLGPATGELLAALMTGEKPQIDMQPFSAGRRF, encoded by the coding sequence ATGAAATACGATGTATTGGTGTTAGGCGCCGGAATGGTGGGCGTCAGTTGCGCCCTGCATTTACAGGCAAAAGGAAAATCGGTTGCGCTGTTTGACCGACAGGAAGCCGGGCAGGAAACCTCATTTGGCAATGCCGGAATTATTCAGCGAGAAGCTGTGCGGCCTTACGGTTTTCCTCGGGCGTTGTCGGTGATTGGCACTGCCGCCACCAATCGTCGTCTCGACGTGCGTTATCACGCCTCGGCGCTGCCACGCGTCGCTGGCCCTTTGTTACGCTATTTTAACCATTCGGCTCCGGCAGCTTATGAGAAAATTGCGGCAGACTATGCCTCAATGATCGCCATGTCGATTGATACCCACGCCGATTTAATCAAGGCCGCACAGGCCGAGTCTCTGGTTGAAAAGCAGGGTTGGTTGATGCTGATGCGCAGCCAGAAAAACCTTGAGGCTGCCTTTGCCGAGGCTGACACTCTGCAACGGGAGCATGGGGTAAATCATCGCAAATTGAATCAACAACAGCTGGCCGAACTGGAACCTGGCATTGCCAAAGGGCAGCTGGTGGGAGCAGTTCACTGGACTGATCCGTGGACGCTGCGCAGTCCTGGCGATCTGGTGAAAGCCTATGCCGAGTTGTTTAATCGGCGCGGAGGCGAGATGCTGTTCGGCGATGCGTTAACCCTTGAGAAAACCGCTGCTGGCTGGCAGGTTCGCACGCGTGATGGCGAAACAGTGACGGCTGCCGAGGTAGTGATTGCGCTGGGGCCGTGGACCACCAAATTGACCGAACGTTTTGGCTTCGCACCGCCGATGTTCGTTAAACGCGGTTACCATATGCATTACGCTGCCTTGCCCGATCGCAAGCTAAACCATTGGGTACTGGATGAAGAGCGCGGCTATCTGATTGCGCCGATGAAAAACGGTTTACGTTTAACGACCGGTGCTGAGCTGGCGCTGATTGACAGCCCGTCAACGCCGAAACAGTTAATCGACTGCGAGGCCATTGCTCGTGACCTGCTGCCGATTGGCGATCGCGTGGACCCGGAGCCGTGGAAAGGCGCACGACCTTGTATGCCTGACATGAAGCCAGTGATCGGTGCTGTGCCAGATGTGCCAGGAATGTGGTGCGCCTTTGGTCACGGCCATCAGGGATTCACTCTCGGGCCCGCTACCGGCGAGCTTTTAGCCGCGCTAATGACCGGCGAAAAACCGCAGATCGATATGCAGCCGTTTAGCGCCGGGAGAAGATTTTAG
- a CDS encoding GNAT family N-acetyltransferase: MTLDAPLPLKEQHRFSDFDCGETSLNEWLNKRAKSNQISGASRTYVVCDNGKVVAFYSLASGGVTSLSCSGNIKRNMPNPIPVVFLARLAVANSHKRRGIGRALVRDAVIRVVAAAETIGIRAFVIHAIDSHAKEFYQSLGFESSPLDPLMLMATLTSLRLNLVEKI, from the coding sequence ATGACATTGGATGCTCCCTTACCGCTGAAGGAACAGCATAGGTTTAGTGATTTTGACTGTGGTGAAACAAGCCTGAATGAATGGTTAAACAAAAGGGCAAAGAGTAATCAAATTAGTGGGGCTTCAAGAACGTATGTCGTTTGTGACAACGGCAAAGTCGTGGCTTTTTATTCGTTGGCCTCGGGTGGGGTGACTAGCCTTTCCTGTTCTGGAAATATAAAACGCAACATGCCCAATCCGATCCCTGTGGTCTTCCTTGCACGTCTGGCTGTGGCAAACAGCCACAAAAGACGAGGAATAGGTCGGGCATTGGTTCGCGATGCCGTCATAAGAGTCGTAGCCGCTGCCGAAACTATTGGCATACGAGCCTTCGTTATCCATGCAATTGATAGTCATGCCAAAGAGTTTTACCAAAGCCTCGGTTTCGAATCTTCTCCGCTCGATCCATTGATGCTAATGGCTACTTTGACGAGTCTTCGTCTCAATCTTGTTGAGAAAATCTAA
- a CDS encoding DUF1778 domain-containing protein, protein MPSLNIQPYKREALNLRIKAEDRDLIDRAAQIKGKNRTDFILDAAKSAAQLALLDQSVIMANPEAYAEFIVQLDAPAQINPALQKTLATPAPWDE, encoded by the coding sequence ATGCCGTCATTAAATATACAGCCTTATAAACGAGAGGCTTTAAACCTTCGCATCAAAGCAGAAGACCGGGATCTCATCGACCGGGCAGCGCAGATTAAAGGTAAAAATCGTACTGATTTCATTCTTGATGCAGCAAAATCTGCGGCGCAGCTCGCATTGTTGGATCAATCCGTCATCATGGCTAACCCAGAGGCCTACGCAGAGTTTATAGTGCAGCTCGATGCTCCTGCACAAATCAATCCAGCATTGCAGAAAACACTAGCCACTCCAGCACCTTGGGATGAATAA
- a CDS encoding MmgE/PrpD family protein has product MNVIEAIADWSCRQDQFSPRARELARIAITDTLACLYAGQNDFSSLAVRRAFEDYLNPDAGASVIGGGKAPAAIAALLNATAAHAIDYDDNFQPGMSHASAVLVPALLAVADETNASGGRLIDAYLIGLQAQAFVGMGVGPSHYTAGWHGTSTVGCIGTAAGVAWLMGLDEAGIARTLSNAVSFASGTKGQFGTPIKPLHAGWAARNAIDAARFADQGMRGRIDILEAPQGFMEMFGGASATGWDIAAILSTQKHVIETTGVMPKRHPCCGSTHMIIDALADLREQHDFADAEVVSVDTLVGIANQRNLAYELPQDEMQARFSMQYCVDTVLRNGALGVRDFTAERVAQLTDPARLARITMRAYSAEQEKDTPPAERLPHRITVTLKDGRVLEAERKLAKGSLVEPFTSADRLQKFVDCCAALPNARALFMQLEMLDQQEDLGFLIDLYS; this is encoded by the coding sequence ATGAACGTGATTGAAGCCATTGCCGACTGGAGTTGTCGTCAAGACCAGTTTAGTCCTCGCGCGAGGGAGTTGGCGCGGATTGCCATTACCGATACGCTGGCCTGTCTCTATGCCGGACAAAATGATTTTTCGAGTCTGGCCGTGCGCCGGGCGTTCGAGGACTATCTCAATCCTGATGCTGGTGCCAGCGTGATTGGCGGCGGCAAAGCTCCGGCCGCGATCGCCGCACTGCTCAACGCCACCGCGGCCCACGCCATCGATTATGACGACAATTTCCAGCCGGGCATGAGCCACGCCTCGGCGGTGCTGGTTCCCGCCCTGTTGGCCGTTGCCGATGAAACTAATGCCAGCGGCGGCCGGCTGATCGATGCCTATCTGATCGGTTTGCAAGCTCAGGCTTTTGTCGGCATGGGCGTTGGGCCTTCGCATTACACCGCAGGCTGGCACGGCACCTCGACCGTGGGCTGTATCGGCACCGCGGCGGGCGTGGCTTGGCTGATGGGCCTGGATGAGGCAGGCATCGCGCGAACGCTGAGTAACGCGGTAAGTTTTGCCTCCGGCACCAAGGGGCAATTCGGCACACCGATCAAACCATTACATGCAGGATGGGCAGCCCGTAACGCGATAGATGCGGCGCGTTTTGCCGATCAGGGCATGCGCGGGCGCATCGACATTTTGGAAGCCCCGCAGGGATTTATGGAAATGTTTGGCGGCGCGTCGGCCACGGGTTGGGACATTGCAGCCATTCTTTCCACACAAAAACACGTCATTGAAACCACGGGAGTAATGCCAAAACGCCATCCGTGCTGCGGCTCCACGCATATGATTATCGATGCGTTGGCCGATCTGCGCGAACAGCACGATTTTGCCGATGCCGAGGTAGTCAGCGTAGATACGCTGGTCGGCATCGCCAATCAACGCAATCTGGCCTATGAGCTGCCTCAGGACGAAATGCAGGCTCGTTTTTCGATGCAATACTGTGTCGATACCGTGCTGCGCAATGGCGCATTAGGGGTCCGAGATTTTACGGCGGAGCGGGTTGCCCAGTTGACCGATCCTGCCAGATTGGCCCGCATCACCATGCGTGCCTATAGCGCCGAGCAGGAGAAAGACACCCCGCCGGCTGAGCGCCTGCCGCATCGCATTACTGTCACCCTTAAAGATGGCCGCGTGCTGGAAGCAGAACGCAAACTGGCGAAAGGCAGCCTTGTGGAACCTTTCACCTCTGCCGATCGCCTGCAAAAATTTGTGGACTGCTGCGCCGCTCTGCCCAATGCCAGAGCCTTGTTTATGCAGCTTGAGATGCTGGACCAGCAAGAAGATTTGGGATTCTTGATAGACCTGTATTCTTAA
- a CDS encoding serine hydrolase domain-containing protein, translating to MTHNLMPRNGWEGLLRLCESSQCDALLVIQGGETRFTYGDMQQRFLCHSMRKSFLSALIGIQVAQGNFDLSLTLAELKINDIDPLSEVELSATLYDLLVARSGIFHPANYETPWMTRIKPPRHSQPPGCLWSYNNWDFNALGTAFRQMTGLDIHQAFLEQIARPLGMQDYRYSNERRDGWLESAEKSQHPAYPFRLSTRDLARFGQLYLQQGMWGGKEILPASWVRQSLMPYSDAGDRGAYGYMWWLARQGIAFPGCELPEGSFYAYGAGGHYCLVMPALDAVVVHRVNTDIAGRSVNRFQVGKLMDLLLS from the coding sequence ATGACTCACAATTTAATGCCCCGAAACGGATGGGAAGGGTTGCTGCGGCTGTGTGAAAGCAGCCAATGCGATGCGCTGCTGGTGATTCAGGGCGGCGAGACGCGTTTTACTTACGGCGATATGCAGCAGCGTTTTCTTTGTCATTCAATGCGTAAAAGCTTTCTCAGCGCGCTGATTGGCATTCAGGTGGCGCAGGGAAATTTTGATTTATCGCTGACTCTGGCCGAACTTAAAATCAATGATATCGACCCGCTGAGCGAGGTTGAACTCAGCGCCACGCTGTACGATTTACTGGTCGCTCGTTCAGGAATATTTCATCCGGCCAACTATGAAACTCCGTGGATGACGCGCATCAAACCGCCGCGTCACAGCCAGCCGCCGGGGTGCCTGTGGAGCTATAACAACTGGGATTTCAATGCGCTGGGCACTGCCTTTCGGCAAATGACCGGCTTGGATATTCATCAGGCTTTTCTCGAGCAAATCGCCCGGCCATTGGGAATGCAAGATTACCGCTACAGCAACGAACGCCGAGATGGCTGGCTGGAATCTGCCGAAAAATCGCAGCATCCCGCTTATCCGTTCCGGCTTTCAACACGCGATTTAGCCCGCTTTGGTCAGCTTTATTTGCAGCAGGGAATGTGGGGCGGCAAAGAAATTCTGCCCGCCTCCTGGGTTCGCCAAAGCCTGATGCCCTATTCCGACGCGGGCGATCGCGGCGCCTATGGCTACATGTGGTGGCTGGCTCGTCAAGGCATCGCCTTCCCCGGCTGTGAACTGCCAGAAGGCAGCTTTTATGCCTACGGCGCGGGCGGGCATTACTGCCTGGTGATGCCTGCGCTGGACGCCGTGGTGGTTCACCGCGTGAACACTGACATCGCAGGGCGCAGCGTCAATCGGTTCCAGGTCGGCAAACTCATGGACCTGTTACTTTCCTGA
- a CDS encoding ABC transporter ATP-binding protein, producing the protein MIETVDLSIAFGKGHRRRLIVDKVSLNIARGESYGLIGESGCGKSTILRTLTGQNTQYDGAILYQNREQHPVRDKAYYRQIQMVFQDPYASLHPRKMVYHTLLEPLVIHGMDRREERISDVLTSLGLSDAFRYRYPHQLSGGQRQRVALARALIIEPQVLLLDEPTSALDVSVQAEILNLLKTLRRQRNLTYLMVTHDLAVVTHLCDRVAIMHQGKLLEEMTADEIRRGAATQPYTQQFLAASSH; encoded by the coding sequence ATGATTGAAACCGTAGATTTAAGCATCGCTTTCGGAAAAGGCCATCGCCGACGTTTGATTGTCGATAAAGTTTCCTTGAACATTGCGCGCGGTGAAAGCTACGGGCTGATTGGCGAATCGGGCTGCGGAAAATCGACCATTTTACGCACCCTGACCGGGCAGAATACTCAGTACGATGGCGCGATACTTTATCAAAATCGTGAACAGCATCCGGTGCGCGATAAAGCCTATTATCGGCAAATCCAGATGGTATTTCAGGACCCCTACGCCTCGCTGCATCCGCGAAAAATGGTCTATCACACGCTGCTCGAGCCGCTGGTCATCCACGGTATGGACCGCCGCGAGGAGCGCATCAGCGATGTCCTCACCTCCCTCGGTCTTAGCGACGCTTTTCGCTACCGCTACCCGCACCAGCTTTCTGGTGGTCAACGCCAGCGCGTTGCTCTCGCCCGCGCGCTGATTATCGAACCCCAGGTGCTGCTGCTGGATGAGCCAACTTCTGCGCTGGACGTTTCAGTCCAGGCCGAAATTCTTAACCTGCTGAAAACCTTGCGCCGCCAGCGCAATCTGACCTATCTGATGGTGACTCACGATTTAGCCGTGGTCACGCACTTGTGTGACCGCGTGGCGATAATGCATCAGGGAAAACTGCTGGAAGAGATGACCGCGGACGAGATCCGTCGCGGCGCGGCAACCCAGCCTTATACACAACAATTTTTGGCGGCGAGCAGCCACTAA
- a CDS encoding ABC transporter ATP-binding protein, whose product MTEKLLEVENLNVVFKGHRQDHHAVRDISFSVGREKVAIVGESGSGKSLTGRSLLKLTPRGATVSATKMRFGDIDLLKSSEREMRKIRGKRISMIMQDPKFSLNPLMRVGYQITEAYRIHFSVSEKDARAKAMQMLEAVNIRDPQRVFELYPHEISGGMGQRIMIAMMLIPEPDLIIADEPTSALDVTVRQQVLSVLDALLERRKTGLLFITHDLSLVSSFCDRALVMYAGRILEEIAADQLHLAKHPYTRALLASQPDLHHPVDMLSIPARDPAWLTGPVYRYGEAL is encoded by the coding sequence ATGACTGAAAAATTGCTGGAAGTCGAGAATCTGAACGTGGTGTTCAAAGGCCATCGTCAGGATCATCACGCCGTGCGCGATATTTCTTTTTCCGTCGGGCGTGAAAAGGTCGCGATTGTCGGCGAGTCCGGTTCCGGCAAGTCGTTGACCGGACGTTCGCTGTTAAAACTCACTCCGCGCGGCGCTACCGTTAGTGCAACGAAAATGCGTTTCGGTGATATCGATCTTTTAAAATCCTCGGAACGTGAAATGCGCAAGATCCGAGGAAAAAGGATTTCGATGATCATGCAGGATCCGAAATTCTCGCTGAATCCGCTGATGCGGGTGGGTTATCAAATTACCGAAGCCTATCGCATACACTTTAGCGTCAGTGAAAAGGACGCACGGGCCAAGGCGATGCAGATGCTGGAAGCGGTAAACATTCGCGATCCGCAGCGGGTTTTCGAGCTTTATCCACACGAAATTTCCGGCGGTATGGGGCAGCGCATCATGATTGCGATGATGCTAATCCCTGAACCGGATTTGATCATTGCCGACGAACCCACTTCAGCCCTCGATGTCACGGTGCGCCAGCAGGTACTTTCCGTGCTCGACGCATTGCTTGAACGCCGTAAAACCGGGCTGCTATTTATTACCCACGACCTGAGCCTGGTCTCAAGCTTTTGTGACCGTGCGCTGGTGATGTACGCCGGACGTATTCTCGAAGAAATCGCCGCCGACCAGCTGCATCTCGCTAAACATCCTTATACCCGCGCCCTGCTGGCGAGCCAGCCTGACTTGCATCATCCGGTAGATATGCTGTCGATCCCCGCTCGTGATCCCGCCTGGTTGACCGGCCCGGTGTATCGCTATGGAGAAGCCCTATGA
- a CDS encoding ABC transporter permease translates to MFGLIVIVIIAFAAIFAPWLTTHNIYAQNLQIRLAPPSHEYWLGTDELGRDIFSRLIYGARITLYITCLSALIVGPIGLLVGTIAGTVGGWTDTVLMRIVDIFLAFPSLILALGFVAALGPGIENAIIAISLSAWPPIARLARAEALSIRKMDYVAAVRLQGASQMRIILRHIIPMCLPSVVVRLTLNMAGIILTASGLGFLGLGAQAPSPEWGAMLSSGRQFMMTNWTIAAIPGLSILFTSLAFNLFGDGLRDVLDLRHD, encoded by the coding sequence ATGTTTGGTCTAATCGTCATCGTGATCATCGCCTTCGCGGCAATCTTTGCCCCTTGGCTGACCACCCATAATATTTATGCCCAAAATCTGCAAATTCGCCTGGCTCCACCAAGCCACGAATATTGGCTTGGCACCGACGAGCTGGGCCGCGATATCTTCAGTCGACTGATTTATGGCGCGCGTATCACGCTCTACATCACCTGCCTGAGCGCGCTGATTGTCGGGCCGATTGGCCTGCTGGTCGGCACTATCGCTGGCACCGTTGGCGGCTGGACCGATACCGTGCTGATGCGCATCGTAGATATTTTCCTCGCCTTCCCCAGCCTGATTTTGGCGTTGGGGTTCGTGGCGGCGCTGGGTCCGGGTATCGAAAACGCCATTATCGCAATTTCGCTCTCCGCATGGCCTCCCATCGCCCGTCTGGCAAGGGCAGAAGCCTTGTCGATTCGTAAAATGGACTATGTCGCGGCGGTGCGTTTGCAGGGCGCCTCGCAAATGCGCATTATTCTGCGACACATTATCCCGATGTGCCTGCCGTCAGTCGTGGTGCGCCTGACGCTGAATATGGCGGGAATTATCCTTACTGCATCGGGCCTCGGCTTTCTCGGCCTTGGCGCGCAGGCACCCAGCCCGGAATGGGGCGCGATGCTGTCATCAGGTCGCCAATTCATGATGACTAACTGGACGATTGCCGCGATCCCCGGCCTGTCGATTCTTTTCACCAGCCTGGCGTTTAACCTGTTTGGTGACGGCCTGCGCGACGTATTGGACCTGCGACATGACTGA
- a CDS encoding ABC transporter permease has translation MSLIDSTAGAHPADPLRVRVLEQATALLKLLVSVAVTLLGLAALTFFIGRLLPIDPVVSVLGDNASQEAYQKMYHLLGLDKPLWEQFLMYLKNVCMLNFGTSLTTGHPVSEDIARVFPATIELASLAAIIGTCLGIPAGVLSAMYRNTWFDHCIRFIGLLGHSAPNFWLGLMGLVLFYATLGWIGGPGRIDFMYEFDVHQVTGFYLIDTAIAGNWEAFRNVFSHLILPASILGLSGLSYISRMTRSFMIEQLSQEYVITARVKGLSWARSVWVHAFRNVAVQVVTVVALSYAFLLEGAVLTETVFAWPGFGRYLTNAMLAGDMNAVVGCSLLIGVIFVVLNLICDLLYRIFDPRTRQEQS, from the coding sequence ATGTCGCTGATTGATTCCACTGCGGGCGCGCACCCCGCAGATCCGCTGCGCGTCAGGGTGCTTGAACAGGCCACCGCGTTGCTCAAACTGCTGGTGTCGGTAGCCGTTACCCTGCTGGGGCTGGCGGCACTGACCTTCTTTATTGGTCGGTTGCTACCTATTGACCCGGTAGTTTCCGTGTTGGGAGATAACGCCAGCCAGGAAGCCTATCAAAAAATGTATCACCTGTTGGGGCTTGATAAGCCGCTGTGGGAACAATTTTTGATGTATCTGAAAAATGTCTGCATGCTGAATTTTGGCACCTCGCTGACCACTGGGCATCCGGTAAGCGAGGACATCGCCCGCGTGTTTCCTGCCACTATCGAGCTGGCCAGTCTGGCGGCAATTATCGGTACCTGTCTGGGCATTCCGGCGGGCGTATTATCGGCGATGTATCGCAATACCTGGTTCGATCACTGCATTCGGTTCATCGGTTTACTCGGCCATTCGGCACCCAATTTCTGGCTGGGGTTGATGGGGCTGGTGCTGTTTTACGCCACGCTGGGCTGGATCGGCGGGCCAGGACGCATTGATTTTATGTATGAGTTCGACGTTCATCAGGTTACCGGATTTTATCTGATTGATACCGCTATCGCCGGAAACTGGGAAGCATTTCGCAACGTTTTCAGCCACCTGATTTTACCCGCGTCGATTCTTGGCCTCAGCGGTTTGTCTTACATCAGCCGCATGACCCGCAGTTTCATGATTGAACAGCTGTCGCAGGAATACGTGATCACCGCACGAGTCAAAGGATTGTCTTGGGCACGTAGCGTGTGGGTACACGCTTTCCGCAATGTGGCGGTGCAGGTGGTGACAGTGGTGGCGCTTTCGTATGCATTTTTACTCGAAGGTGCAGTATTAACTGAAACTGTCTTCGCCTGGCCGGGCTTTGGCCGTTACCTGACCAACGCCATGCTGGCTGGGGACATGAACGCCGTAGTCGGCTGTTCGCTGCTGATCGGCGTGATTTTCGTCGTGCTAAACCTTATCTGCGACCTGCTGTATCGAATTTTCGATCCGCGCACCCGCCAGGAGCAATCATGA
- a CDS encoding ABC transporter substrate-binding protein: MKNTRKAAVIVRKRLLPMLIGLTLAGGVMPIVAQAATPPDSLVMAWNIDAISTFDPAQIGEVVTNEIIQNTCDSLVDFDPKDESKVIPLLAKSWDVSADRMTITFHLHNGLVFPSGNKGSAKDLAWSLQRVVLLGFGNSATLTEYGFTKDNVKERITAPDDDTLVMKLDKPYPTNLVLQAIAANDVAITLDKTLVEKNAVGDDMGNKYLTTHTACIGPYQLTRWNAGEGLVLQANENYYGTKPKLQRILIRHVAETGTQRLLLTQGDVDIARDLAPDDLRDLDKSGKVNIEKVLKPQLFFWTMNAEDPIFKNPKVRLAMRYLIDYQGLASTVMPYLGVPRASFVQLGAFGALDKQQGQPFKLDLAKAKQLLTEAGYPNGFSAKIYIGTLPHSAPIAQNTQENAAKIGVKLSIESMANAQLFSRVRGREFQSAMMAWQTSVPDAYGNASRLVANPDNSKEAKKTQYPSWRASYFDPAMNKQVNAALLEPDDQKRIALYHQLQEEQMQQGPFAIMFQMYNTAGLNKNVKNWTWNGFRVYYADASK; the protein is encoded by the coding sequence ATGAAAAATACTCGAAAAGCAGCCGTCATCGTTCGAAAGCGTTTATTGCCGATGCTGATTGGTTTAACGCTGGCCGGAGGCGTAATGCCGATAGTCGCGCAAGCCGCAACGCCGCCAGATTCGCTGGTAATGGCCTGGAATATCGATGCCATTAGCACCTTTGACCCGGCGCAAATCGGCGAGGTGGTGACCAATGAAATCATCCAGAATACCTGTGATTCGCTGGTAGATTTCGATCCGAAAGACGAGTCGAAAGTCATTCCATTACTGGCTAAAAGCTGGGACGTCTCTGCTGACCGTATGACCATCACCTTCCATTTACACAACGGGCTGGTGTTCCCGTCGGGCAATAAAGGCAGCGCCAAAGATCTGGCGTGGTCGTTGCAGCGAGTCGTACTGCTCGGCTTCGGCAATTCGGCCACGCTGACCGAATACGGCTTCACCAAGGACAATGTGAAAGAGCGAATCACCGCACCGGACGACGACACCCTGGTAATGAAGCTCGATAAACCTTATCCGACCAATCTGGTGTTGCAGGCCATCGCCGCCAACGATGTCGCGATCACGCTGGATAAAACGCTGGTCGAGAAAAACGCCGTCGGCGACGACATGGGTAATAAATATCTCACCACTCACACCGCCTGTATCGGCCCTTACCAATTGACCCGCTGGAATGCCGGAGAGGGTTTGGTGCTGCAAGCCAATGAAAACTATTACGGCACCAAGCCGAAATTGCAGCGCATTTTAATTCGTCACGTCGCCGAAACCGGCACCCAGCGACTGCTGCTAACCCAGGGAGACGTCGATATTGCCCGCGATCTAGCGCCGGATGACCTGCGCGATTTAGATAAAAGCGGCAAAGTGAATATTGAGAAAGTGCTGAAACCGCAGCTGTTCTTCTGGACCATGAACGCCGAAGACCCAATTTTCAAAAATCCAAAGGTGCGGCTGGCAATGCGCTACCTGATTGATTATCAAGGGCTTGCTTCCACAGTAATGCCGTATCTCGGCGTGCCGCGTGCCAGCTTTGTTCAGCTCGGGGCCTTTGGTGCGCTGGATAAACAACAGGGTCAGCCGTTCAAATTGGATTTGGCCAAGGCGAAACAGTTGCTGACCGAAGCGGGTTATCCAAATGGTTTCTCTGCCAAAATTTATATTGGCACCCTGCCACACTCGGCGCCTATTGCGCAGAACACTCAGGAAAATGCGGCGAAAATCGGCGTAAAACTGTCAATTGAGAGCATGGCCAATGCCCAATTGTTCAGCCGCGTACGCGGACGTGAATTCCAGAGCGCCATGATGGCCTGGCAAACCTCAGTGCCGGATGCCTACGGTAATGCCTCGCGGCTGGTAGCCAACCCGGACAACAGTAAAGAGGCCAAGAAAACCCAGTATCCAAGCTGGCGCGCCTCCTACTTTGATCCGGCTATGAATAAACAGGTCAACGCTGCACTGTTGGAGCCGGACGACCAAAAACGCATCGCGCTCTACCACCAGCTACAGGAAGAACAGATGCAGCAAGGCCCGTTCGCCATCATGTTCCAGATGTATAACACCGCAGGTCTGAATAAGAACGTGAAAAACTGGACCTGGAACGGGTTCCGCGTTTATTACGCCGACGCGTCGAAATAA